In one window of Arachis ipaensis cultivar K30076 chromosome B06, Araip1.1, whole genome shotgun sequence DNA:
- the LOC107647458 gene encoding uncharacterized protein LOC107647458 translates to MAAQNSTSSRSKSSSHGRLLLCSHSERSVLQTSGTKENLGRRFWGCVYYEVHQGCNFFRWADLETEVEHSEIARMRRKVFSLKSRTKAAEWKLMVVAMLGFFGWVGFLYLLLQNFLWQGHNV, encoded by the exons ATGGCTGCCCAAAACTCAACCTCGTCTCGAAGCAAATCTTCCTCGCATGGTAGGTTGCTACTTTGTTCCCATAGTGAGAGGTCGGTGTTGCAAACCTCGGGAACCAAGGAGAACCTTGGTCGCAGATTCTGGGGCTGTGTTTACTATGAG GTGCATCAAGGCTGCAACTTCTTTCGTTGGGCAGATCTAGAGACAGAGGTGGAACACTCAGAAATTGCAAGAATGAGGAGGAAGGTTTTCTCGCTGAAATCAAGAACGAAAGCGGCAGAGTGGAAGCTAATGGTTGTTGCTATGTTAGGGTTTTTTGGGTGGGTTGGGTTTTTGTATTTGCTGTTGCAGAATTTTCTATGGCAAGGCCACAATGTGTAA
- the LOC107605073 gene encoding peptidyl-prolyl cis-trans isomerase E — protein sequence MAAMMQGVQKNTLYVGGLAEEVNESILHAAFIPFGDIKDVKTPLDQATQKHRSFGFVTFLEREDAAAAMDNMDGAELYGRVLTVNYALPEKIKGGEQGWAAQPIWADADTWFERQQQEEEMRRLEAENRAANQAAEDLRRKKAAEEREGEKEDEIDPMAKAEAEALQQNN from the exons ATGGCAGCAATGATGCAAGGAGTGCAGAAGAACACTCTATATGTGGGTGGTTTAGCTGAGGAAGTTAACGAGTCCATACTTCATGCAGCCTTCATACCCTTCGGGGACATTAAGGATGTTAAGACCCCACTTGACCAGGCAACGCAGAAGCACAGGTCGTTTGGCTTTGTTACATTTCTTGAGAGGGAGGACGCTGCTGCCGCCATGGACAACATGGATGGCGCTGAACTCTACGGCCGTGTACTCACTGTTAACTATGCCCTCCCTGAGAAAATCAAGGGTGGTGAGCAGGGCTGGGCCGCTCAACCAA TTTGGGCTGATGCTGACACCTGGTTTGAGCggcaacaacaagaagaagagatgCGTCGTCTTGAGGCAGAGAATCGAGCTGCAAATCAGGCAGCAGAAGACCTGCGCAGGAAAAAAGCTGCCGAAGAGcgggaaggagaaaaagaagacgAAATTGATCCCATGGCAAAGGCCGAAGCAGAGGCTCTGCAACAGAATAACTAG